The sequence TCTTTATTGTCTCTCGTCGTGCTGACTATCGTCAGGTAGCTAAACTGGCGCTGCCATCAGGTATCTTCCAGATTAACGAACCGATTCTGTTTGGCCTGCCAATCATCATGAACCCGGTCATGTTCATTCCGTTCATCCTGGTTCAACCACTGCTGGCAGCCATCACCCTGACGGCTTACTACATGGGCATTATTCCGCCGGTGACCAACATTGCACCGTGGACCATGCCAGCGGGGCTGGGCGCGTTCTTCAATACCAACGGTAGCGTCGCGGCCTTCCTGCTGGCGATATTCAACCTCGGGATTGCGACCCTGCTCTACATGCCATTCGTGGCAATTGCGAACAAAGCTGCCACCATCATTGATGAAGAAGAGAGCGAAGAGGACATTGCCCTCTCACTGAAATTCTAAGATTGACCGACGCGGGGAAACCCGCGTCAGCCACAAGGAGCTTAAACATGTTAGATTTGGATAGTATCGTCGCAGACGACGCCGCAGAGAACGATCTTGAAGAAGTGGTGATGGGGCTTATCATCAACTCCGGGCAGGCCCGCAGCCTGGCGTATGCCGCACTGAAGCAGGCCAAGCAGGGTGATTTTGCCGCCGCGAAAACCATGATGGAACAGTCCCGTACCGCGCTGAACGAAGCGCACCTGGTGCAGACAAAGCTTATTGAAAGCGATCAGGGTGAAGGGAAGATGAAGGTCAGCCTGGTGCTGGTACACGCGCAGGATCACCTGATGACCTCCATGCTGGCGCGCGAGCTGGTGGCGGAGTTGATTGAGCTTCACGAGAAAATGCACTAAGTCGGATGTTGCAGCAGGAGGTCAGCACGATGGAAATTAAAACCGCACTTGAACAGCAGCTGTTTAATGGCAAAAATTTTCACGTGGTTATCTACAACAAGACGGAGAGCGCCAGTGGTCTGCACCAGCATGACTACTACGAGTTCACGATTGTTCTGACCGGCCGCTACTACCAGGAGATCAACGGTAAGCGCGTCCTGCTTGAGCGAGGGGATTTTGTCTTCCTGCCGATGGGGTCCTATCACCAGAGCTTTTACGAATTCGGTGCAACCCGCATTCTGAATGTCGGCGTCAGCAGGCGCTTCTTTGAAAAGCACTATCTGCCGCTGGTACCGTTCTGCTTTGTGGCGTCTCAGGTTTATCGCGTGAAAAACGAGTTCATGACCTGGATTGAAACGGTTATTGCCTCGCTTAACTTCCGTGAAAATGAATTT comes from Enterobacter kobei and encodes:
- the chbA gene encoding PTS N,N'-diacetylchitobiose transporter subunit IIA — encoded protein: MLDLDSIVADDAAENDLEEVVMGLIINSGQARSLAYAALKQAKQGDFAAAKTMMEQSRTALNEAHLVQTKLIESDQGEGKMKVSLVLVHAQDHLMTSMLARELVAELIELHEKMH
- the chbR gene encoding transcriptional regulator ChbR produces the protein MLQQEVSTMEIKTALEQQLFNGKNFHVVIYNKTESASGLHQHDYYEFTIVLTGRYYQEINGKRVLLERGDFVFLPMGSYHQSFYEFGATRILNVGVSRRFFEKHYLPLVPFCFVASQVYRVKNEFMTWIETVIASLNFRENEFDEFIETVTFYVMNRLRHHREEQQVTDDIPQWLRSTVELMHDKAQFSDNALENMVSLSGKSQEYLTRATQRYYRKTPVQIINDIRINFAKKQLEITNYSVTDIAYESGYSSPSLFIKTFKKLTSFTPNSYRKSLTVMN